The region CTGTTTCTAATAATAAGGCTTTCTTAAAAAATTCGTTTCTATAATATAATGTATTACGTGTTACAAATTCTGGCATGTTTAACACTTGATTATCGTCTTGTATATTTTGATACATTATACTATTATCTAATGCAAAGTGGCCAAACCTTATTTCTTTATCTAAACGTACTCTTAAATACGTGATTGTTTCGCTATTCTGAAAAGGTTTTACTCCTCCGGACTCTTCATCTGCTTTAAAGTAGGCATAATCACTAATTGTAGAATAGTCTACAGAAATATTTGCTAGCTTTTTAGATTCTAAATTAAAACGCAGTTGTTGCGTCTTTTCTGTACTAAAGTTAGTTTGCCAGTTATAGTTAAGGTAATTACTTTGATACAGTAAAAAGTTATAATTAGGTTGTGAAGCATTGTGATTAATTTGTGCACTCATTAATATATCGTCTGTAAATCGATACGATGCTTTACCTGTAATATAATTCCCTGCAAAATCCCCTGTTACATTTAAGCCTGCATCTCCATAAATATCAAAACCTCCAAAACGATTATGATATTTACCACCTAAAGCAATAATATTCCCTTTTAATCTGTTTGTAATGTGTTCTTCATTTATTATTACAACCTGATCATAGCCGTAATTATAATTATCGTGACTCACATTAAATTGCAAATCACCTAATAGTCTATTACTATAATTTACTTGAATTTGGTTGTAAAAATTTTCGATAGTACTTCTGTCTTCTATATCTTCTGACACAAAAGCTTCTCCAAAGTAATCATTTTGATCGTCTTGATTAAATTGATAGTATTGATCATCAAAAGTCATAATATGATTTATATTAAGACTATGCTTTGCTAAGGAATCGTTAGGTTTCACAATATAGTAACGGTGATCTAAATGAAATCGCTTCCCTTTTAAGGTATTATCTGCGTCTTCAAAATTAACATCAAACACACCGCGATCTAGAAAATCGGGATCTCCATTTTCAAAATACACAGTATCGTCATCTGTTAACCCTCCATTTTCTTCATTATTAACATCTTGTCCAACAAAATGAAGTTTCATAATATAACGTTCGTCTTTTGTTTTATAATTTGTTGTAAATTCAAAATTACCAATACTAGATATAAAGTGTTGGTAGTTCCCTAACGATCTTAATCCTTGGTAAGAAATAGAAAAATTAAATTGTTCTGAAGTATTTACCGTAAAAAAACCTTGTGCAACCTGTCCTTGTTCAAAACCTGTTTTATAAAACAATTCTGTTAATGGTGTTGGCACGTGATAATAATTTACATCTTCTACTTCTCTAAAAGCAAAATATTTAGAACGTGCACCTAACTTAGGCATTAAACGTTGCGATTTAAAGTCTGTGCTTAATGTATTATACGTATGCCCCATATTAGAAAATGAAATTAAACCAAACTCATCTTTCCTTATGGAGTTAAATTTATATTCTTTCTTAATATTTAAAGTTGTATCTACATAAGTTGTATCATTTAAATGAGACACTATAAGATATTGTTCTATCTTGGCTACTTTTTCACCGTTTTTTGTACTTGAAGTATCTGTTGATTTTTCAGTAAATCCTTTTTCAGTTGCAGCATCGTCCTTCTCTATTTGCTTATTTAATTTAGGCACAACTTGTGAATAAGCGAAATGCCCAAAGCATATTAAAAAGAATGACAGAATGATTTGCTTCATAATTATTTTTTAGATCTTGCAAATGTAAATACAAAATATGATAACCAAACATAACAAAACTATAATTTAAATGCTAGCGCTTAACTATTCGGAATATGAATTTGAATGTGGAACAGATGAAGCAGGACGTGGTTGTTTGGCAGGACCCGTAACTGCTGCTGCTGTTATTTTACCCAAAACATTTGAAAACACAATTTTAACCGACTCCAAACAATTGTCTGAAAAGAAACGAGATTTACTTAAACCTATAGTAGAACTAGAAGCTACAGCTTTTGGTGTGGCTCATGTGTTTCCTAACCAAATAGACGAGATAAATATTTTAAATGCATCTATTCATGCGATGCAATTAGCGATTAGTAAACTAGACCCGCAACCTGAGTTTATTAGTGTAGATGGTAATAGATTTAAACCCTACTTAAAAGTTCCCTACGAAACCATAATTAAAGGCGATGGAAAATATTTAAATATTGCCGCTGCCTCAATTCTTGCAAAAACTTACCGCGATGCGTATATGAACACAATTCATGAAGAATACCCTATGTATAATTGGAAACAAAATAAAGGGTACCCTACTAAAGAACATCGGGAAGCCATAAAGAAATATGGCACAACAAAATACCACAGATTATCTTTTAGATTACTACCTGATCAATTAAAATTAGATATATAACTTCCTATATTTGTAAAAAAATCTTTTTTATGAGAGCGCTTTTCTTAGCTATAATTTTTAGTCTATTCTTAATAAGTTGCGACACCAATACTAAAACACACCAAAGTTTATTAGCATATGTTCCAAAACATACTTCTACTTTAATAAAAACAAATAATCTTGAAAATTTAAAAAGTAGTTTAACAAACAATGTTTTGGTTCAGGAATTTAAAACCGCCAAATTCAATAACTCTTTAAACACTTTTTTTAAAACCATTAATGTGTTTAGTCTTAAAGAAGACATTTTATTTTGTTTCTCTAAAGCCCCTGCAGATAGCTCTCAAATTACATTAATTACAAAATATAATACAGATTTTTTTCAATTCGATTCGCTTTCTAAACCCAAACAAGAACAGATTCGATTTAAAAACAATATCATTACAAAAACAGAACTAAACCAAAACAACTTTTACAGTGTAATTATTGATAGTATTTTTATAGGTTCGACTTCAAAATCTATTATAGAACAAAGTTTAGAGCCGCAACCAATAAGTCCAGAACTTCAAAAAATTTACAATACAACATCTACTGAAAAAACTTTTGCTGTAATTATAGATACAGAGTCTGTTGAGAATGCATCGTTATTTATGAGTACAGACTCTATTCCTATAAAAAAATTCACTAAATACTTAGCACTAGATACAGATATAACACAGGATCAAATCACAATAAACGGTATAACAAAAGCTAACGACTCTACTAACTACCTTATAGATGTGTTTAAAAATACTATTCCGCAAGAAAACAAAATGGCACAAATTACGCCAGAAGAGAGCGAAGGTTTTCTAAGCATAACATATCAAGATTTCAACAATTTACAAGCAAATTTTATTGCTTATAACAACTTAGAACCTGAAGAAACTACTTTATTTGACAATACTAATGAAATTGGTATAATATATAATAAAGAGCACAGAGCTATTGTAATGTATAGCTTAGACAACATGGCTACAAATGACGCTTTATTAGATTCTCAAGACATTATTGAAAGTTTCCGCCAAGTAGACATTAAACAGTTTACACATCCAGAATGGTTTCCTAAACATTTCTCGCCAATTATTAAAACAGAAACAGCTTCGTTTTATGCGGTGCTAGATTCTTTCTTTGTTTTCGCAGACTCTATAGAATTATTGCAAAGTATAATTGCTGCTTACCAAAATAAAGCAACGTATAGTGAGCGTAGTTTTTACCAAAACATTACACCGCATTTAAGTGATGCTTCTTCTTTAATGCTTGTAGGGAACTCGAACGTTTTAAACGACATCTTACAAACTAATTTTAAAACAGACGCAACTACAAACACGAGCCCATTTAAAGTATCGGCTATACAATATATATACGATCACGATTTTGCACATGTTAATGGTATTATAAAAAGAAATAAAACAAAAGCTACAGAAAATTCTGTTAACGAAGAATTAAATATAAAATTAGATGCTAAGCTATTAAACAAACCACAATTTGTAACCAATCACAGCACAGGAGAGAAAGAAGTTGTAGTACAAGATATTCATAATAATTTATATTTAATTTCTAATAAAGGAAAAGTGCTTTGGAAAAAAGAACTGAGCGAAGCTATTATTGGAGACATTTCTCAAATAGACATGTATAGAAATGGGCGCCTACAACTCGCCTTTACCACAGCTCACCATTTATATGTATTAGACCGTAATGGGAATCCGGCAAAATCGTACCCTAAAACGTTTAGAGACAAAGTAACTCAACCTCTCTCGGTATTTGATTATGATTCTAATAAAAGATACCGTTTAGTTGTAGTACAAAACAAAGGCGTACTTATGTATGATGCTCAAGGAAATATAGTTAATGGATTTACTTATAAAGAAGCCAATCAAACTATTATACACCAGCCTCAACATTTTAGAATAGGCCGAAAAGATTATCTAGTATTTAAAACAAGCGATCAACTTTATATATTAAGTAGAACTGGAGAAGTACGTGTTACTCCAAAATCGTCTTACTCCTACTCTAATGAAGGTGTATACATTTACAATAACAAATTTACCACAACCACAGACGAAGGCGATTTAATACTTGTAGATGAAAACGGACGCATAACAAGTGAAAATTTAAATTTAGGAGAAAACCATCATATCGTGGCCACATCGCGAACATTAGTAACACAATCTGAAAACAAACTAAATATTAAAAACAAAGCCTTAGAGTTAGATTTTGGTAATTACAGCCCAGTAAGTTTATTTTATATAAATAATAAAATATATATAACCACAACAGACTTACAAACCCAAAAAGTTTACGTATTTGATAGCCAAGGCGAAACCGTTTCTAATTTCCCTGTGTATGGTGCTAGCAGTATAGACATGGCCAATACAGATAAAGATAATCACTTAGAAATTGTTACCAAAGGAGATGATAATGCCATAATTATATACCAAATAAATTAAAATATATTAATAGCACCGAGATTTTAATTATTAAAATTGAAGCTATTTTAGTACTATTGCATCCCTTAATTTTTAAGCGTAAAACACCATGATAAAACGTAACAATGCCACCATTACTAAGTTTATAATTCATAAAGTAGGTAATAAATTTAACGATACTAAAAATGCTTTTTCAGAAAACGAAGTACAATTTGATGAAGCCAGTTACGACTTAATGCTTCCCTTTTTACTACGTCCTTTTGGTTCTGTAGTGCAAAGTCACCGTTTTAATCATCATGCTAATATTAAGTTGAATGAAATAAACAGT is a window of Formosa sediminum DNA encoding:
- a CDS encoding putative porin translates to MKQIILSFFLICFGHFAYSQVVPKLNKQIEKDDAATEKGFTEKSTDTSSTKNGEKVAKIEQYLIVSHLNDTTYVDTTLNIKKEYKFNSIRKDEFGLISFSNMGHTYNTLSTDFKSQRLMPKLGARSKYFAFREVEDVNYYHVPTPLTELFYKTGFEQGQVAQGFFTVNTSEQFNFSISYQGLRSLGNYQHFISSIGNFEFTTNYKTKDERYIMKLHFVGQDVNNEENGGLTDDDTVYFENGDPDFLDRGVFDVNFEDADNTLKGKRFHLDHRYYIVKPNDSLAKHSLNINHIMTFDDQYYQFNQDDQNDYFGEAFVSEDIEDRSTIENFYNQIQVNYSNRLLGDLQFNVSHDNYNYGYDQVVIINEEHITNRLKGNIIALGGKYHNRFGGFDIYGDAGLNVTGDFAGNYITGKASYRFTDDILMSAQINHNASQPNYNFLLYQSNYLNYNWQTNFSTEKTQQLRFNLESKKLANISVDYSTISDYAYFKADEESGGVKPFQNSETITYLRVRLDKEIRFGHFALDNSIMYQNIQDDNQVLNMPEFVTRNTLYYRNEFFKKALLLETGVTFNYFTDYYMNAYDPLLAEFYVQTEREYGNFPRFDFFLNAKIQQTRIYFKVEHFNASFTGYDYYSAPNYPYRDLALRFGIVWNFFL
- a CDS encoding ribonuclease HII, whose protein sequence is MLALNYSEYEFECGTDEAGRGCLAGPVTAAAVILPKTFENTILTDSKQLSEKKRDLLKPIVELEATAFGVAHVFPNQIDEINILNASIHAMQLAISKLDPQPEFISVDGNRFKPYLKVPYETIIKGDGKYLNIAAASILAKTYRDAYMNTIHEEYPMYNWKQNKGYPTKEHREAIKKYGTTKYHRLSFRLLPDQLKLDI
- a CDS encoding ribonuclease HII; this translates as MRALFLAIIFSLFLISCDTNTKTHQSLLAYVPKHTSTLIKTNNLENLKSSLTNNVLVQEFKTAKFNNSLNTFFKTINVFSLKEDILFCFSKAPADSSQITLITKYNTDFFQFDSLSKPKQEQIRFKNNIITKTELNQNNFYSVIIDSIFIGSTSKSIIEQSLEPQPISPELQKIYNTTSTEKTFAVIIDTESVENASLFMSTDSIPIKKFTKYLALDTDITQDQITINGITKANDSTNYLIDVFKNTIPQENKMAQITPEESEGFLSITYQDFNNLQANFIAYNNLEPEETTLFDNTNEIGIIYNKEHRAIVMYSLDNMATNDALLDSQDIIESFRQVDIKQFTHPEWFPKHFSPIIKTETASFYAVLDSFFVFADSIELLQSIIAAYQNKATYSERSFYQNITPHLSDASSLMLVGNSNVLNDILQTNFKTDATTNTSPFKVSAIQYIYDHDFAHVNGIIKRNKTKATENSVNEELNIKLDAKLLNKPQFVTNHSTGEKEVVVQDIHNNLYLISNKGKVLWKKELSEAIIGDISQIDMYRNGRLQLAFTTAHHLYVLDRNGNPAKSYPKTFRDKVTQPLSVFDYDSNKRYRLVVVQNKGVLMYDAQGNIVNGFTYKEANQTIIHQPQHFRIGRKDYLVFKTSDQLYILSRTGEVRVTPKSSYSYSNEGVYIYNNKFTTTTDEGDLILVDENGRITSENLNLGENHHIVATSRTLVTQSENKLNIKNKALELDFGNYSPVSLFYINNKIYITTTDLQTQKVYVFDSQGETVSNFPVYGASSIDMANTDKDNHLEIVTKGDDNAIIIYQIN